From one Chanodichthys erythropterus isolate Z2021 chromosome 3, ASM2448905v1, whole genome shotgun sequence genomic stretch:
- the LOC137017047 gene encoding uncharacterized protein isoform X2, producing MACKRAKHGSCSVFGCTNEHRSLFLVPSSEPIKKHAGLAERLKIKSGSVPTLLGSATNLRQGSTSSACIQLRLSRDVACQTDPLETHTVGTQLSLNTLWPHIRSEDFGVGTSNVDPLCLSSTPLKRPPKRPRLDLDEQLEDDTLEDRSLVEASLDSTLKSEDSSTPTHNCKKYIVYENCIMELFNVCPVCKRACDVRTQRLGTFLSVKQWCPHCTFRRHWDSQPILGSVPSGNLHLSAAMYLSGASFIQIEKVFNAMKLQLFRYETFRRHARAFIEPAVIHHWKVTQDVNLQRLSQEEKVIVGGDMRADFPGHSAKYGSYTMMDLHTNTVVDIQLVQSNKVGGSCHMEKEGLARSLALLESRGVNLDCIVTDRHPQVQKFLRERNITHYYDVWHMAKGISKKLELISKQKDCEKLKKWIKSINNHIYWTAAGSNSEPERIAKWTAILNHVRDVHTHEDPLYPKCEHVIRKTTDKNKWLQADSVVFNKLEKLLTNKRTLKDVAKLSPPHQTSSLEAFRAIILRFAPKNVIFPFIGMLCRLYLAAMHYNENANRPQAETEDGVPLFKISFPKARKGECIVKPQKTQPTFGYVADMMNLIFEKVFVNPTPYTDALLAIPVPEDLSEQYEKPDREEVIASFVSRFKRGAV from the exons ATGGCTTGCAAACGAGCAAAGCATGGCAGTTGTTCAGTGTTTGGATGTACAAATGAACACCGGAGTCTGTTTTTAGTTCCTTCATCCGAGCCTATAAAGAAACA TGCTGGCCTTGCTGAACGCCTGAAAATAAAGTCTGGATCAGTACCAACTCTCCTTGGCTCAGCTACAAACCTCAGACAA GGCAGCACATCAAGTGCTTGCATTCAGCTGCGTCTCTCAAGGGATGTTGCCTGCCAGACAGACCCCCTGGAAACACATACTGTAGGCACACAGCTATCCTTAAATACTCTGTGGCCCCACATTAGAAGTGAAG ATTTTGGTGTTGGGACATCCAATGTAGACCCTTTGTGCCTGTCATCGACACCTTTAAAGAGACCACCCAAAAGACCTCGTCTAGACCTAGATGAACAGCTGGAGGATGATACATTGGAGGACCGCTCTTTAGTGGAAGCATCGTTAGACTCTACACTTAAGTC AGAAGATTCATCCACTCCCACCCACAACTGCAAAAAGTACATAGTGTACGAGAACTGCATCATGGAGTTGTTTAATGTATGTCCAGTCTGCAAGCGGGCATGTGATGTGCGGACCCAAAGGCTGGGGACATTCCTGTCTGTGAAGCAGTGGTGCCCCCATTGCACATTTAGAAGACACTGGGATAGCCAGCCTATCCTTGGGAGCGTGCCATCTGGAAATCTGCACCTTTCTGCCGCCATGTACCTGAGTGGTGCATCTTTCATACAAATCGAAAAG GTCTTCAATGCAATGAAACTACAGTTGTTTAGGTATGAAACATTTCGACGCCATGCCAGAGCTTTCATTGAACCAGCAGTTATTCACCACTGGAAAGTCACACAGGATGTGAATCTGCAGCGGCTAAGTCAGGAGGAAAAAGTGATAGTTGGTGGTGACATGAGAGCTGACTTTCCAG GCCACTCTGCAAAATATGGCAGCTATACAATGATGGATCTCCATACTAACACTGTTGTGGACATTCAGTTggtccag agcAATAAGGTTGGTGGTAGCTGCCACATGGAAAAAGAGGGCCTGGCAAGGAGTCTAGCATTACTGGAGTCGCGTGGCGTCAACCTTGATTGCATTGTCACTGATCGTCATCCACAAGTACAGAAGTTCCTCAGGGAGAGAAACATAACCCATTACTACGATGTCTGGCACATGGCAAAAG GAATTTCAAAGAAACTGGAATTAATCAGTAAGCAGAAAGACTGCGAGAAACTCAAAAAGTGGATAAAAAGCATCAACAACCACATATACTGGACTGCAGCTGGCTCAAACTCCGAGCCAGAGAGAATTGCTAAGTGGACCGCGATCCTGAACCATGTTCGAGATGTCCATACACATGAGGATCCTCTTTACCCTAAGTGCGAGCATGTGATCCGCAAGACAACTGACAAGAATAAATGGCTCCAAGCTG ATTCTGTAGTTTTCAACAAGTTGGAGAAGTTGCTGACAAATAAAAGAACGCTGAAGGATGTTGCAAAACTAAGCCCTCCCCACCAAACTTCATCGTTGGAGGCTTTCCGTGCCATCATCCTTCGTTTTGCCCCAAAGAATGTCATCTTTCCCTTTATTGGAATGCTGTGCAG ACTCTACCTGGCTGCTATGCATTATAATGAAAATGCGAACCGGCCACAGGCTGAAACGGAGGACGGTGTACCTCTCTTCAAAATCTCATTTCCAAAGGCTAGGAAGGGAGAGTGCATAGTTAAACCTCAAAAGACACAGCCGACCTTTG GTTATGTTGCTGACATGATGAACCTCATTTTTGAGAAAGTTTTTGTCAACCCTACACCATACACCGATGCGCTATTGGCCATCCCTGTCCCAGAAGACCTATCAGAGCAGTATGAGAAGCCGGACAGGGAGGAGGTCATTGCCAGCTTTGTGTCGAGGTTCAAACGGGGGGCAGTTTGA
- the LOC137017047 gene encoding uncharacterized protein isoform X5 yields the protein MACKRAKHGSCSVFGCTNEHRSLFLVPSSEPIKKQWVNFIFQKNSPTQLPKVLYVCAKHFTDDCFLNLGQYSAGLAERLKIKSGSVPTLLGSATNLRQGSTSSACIQLRLSRDVACQTDPLETHTVGTQLSLNTLWPHIRSEDFGVGTSNVDPLCLSSTPLKRPPKRPRLDLDEQLEDDTLEDRSLVEASLDSTLKSEDSSTPTHNCKKYIVYENCIMELFNVCPVCKRACDVRTQRLGTFLSVKQWCPHCTFRRHWDSQPILGSVPSGNLHLSAAMYLSGASFIQIEKVFNAMKLQLFRYETFRRHARAFIEPAVIHHWKVTQDVNLQRLSQEEKVIVGGDMRADFPGHSAKYGSYTMMDLHTNTVVDIQLVQEFQRNWN from the exons ATGGCTTGCAAACGAGCAAAGCATGGCAGTTGTTCAGTGTTTGGATGTACAAATGAACACCGGAGTCTGTTTTTAGTTCCTTCATCCGAGCCTATAAAGAAACAGtgggttaattttattttccaaaaaaattCGCCGACACAACTTCCCAAAGTTTTGTATGTCTGCGCCAAACATTTTACCGACGACTGTTTCCTCAACTTGGGCCAATACAGTGCTGGCCTTGCTGAACGCCTGAAAATAAAGTCTGGATCAGTACCAACTCTCCTTGGCTCAGCTACAAACCTCAGACAA GGCAGCACATCAAGTGCTTGCATTCAGCTGCGTCTCTCAAGGGATGTTGCCTGCCAGACAGACCCCCTGGAAACACATACTGTAGGCACACAGCTATCCTTAAATACTCTGTGGCCCCACATTAGAAGTGAAG ATTTTGGTGTTGGGACATCCAATGTAGACCCTTTGTGCCTGTCATCGACACCTTTAAAGAGACCACCCAAAAGACCTCGTCTAGACCTAGATGAACAGCTGGAGGATGATACATTGGAGGACCGCTCTTTAGTGGAAGCATCGTTAGACTCTACACTTAAGTC AGAAGATTCATCCACTCCCACCCACAACTGCAAAAAGTACATAGTGTACGAGAACTGCATCATGGAGTTGTTTAATGTATGTCCAGTCTGCAAGCGGGCATGTGATGTGCGGACCCAAAGGCTGGGGACATTCCTGTCTGTGAAGCAGTGGTGCCCCCATTGCACATTTAGAAGACACTGGGATAGCCAGCCTATCCTTGGGAGCGTGCCATCTGGAAATCTGCACCTTTCTGCCGCCATGTACCTGAGTGGTGCATCTTTCATACAAATCGAAAAG GTCTTCAATGCAATGAAACTACAGTTGTTTAGGTATGAAACATTTCGACGCCATGCCAGAGCTTTCATTGAACCAGCAGTTATTCACCACTGGAAAGTCACACAGGATGTGAATCTGCAGCGGCTAAGTCAGGAGGAAAAAGTGATAGTTGGTGGTGACATGAGAGCTGACTTTCCAG GCCACTCTGCAAAATATGGCAGCTATACAATGATGGATCTCCATACTAACACTGTTGTGGACATTCAGTTggtccag GAATTTCAAAGAAACTGGAATTAA
- the LOC137017047 gene encoding uncharacterized protein isoform X4 — MYLSGASFIQIEKVFNAMKLQLFRYETFRRHARAFIEPAVIHHWKVTQDVNLQRLSQEEKVIVGGDMRADFPGHSAKYGSYTMMDLHTNTVVDIQLVQSNKVGGSCHMEKEGLARSLALLESRGVNLDCIVTDRHPQVQKFLRERNITHYYDVWHMAKGISKKLELISKQKDCEKLKKWIKSINNHIYWTAAGSNSEPERIAKWTAILNHVRDVHTHEDPLYPKCEHVIRKTTDKNKWLQADSVVFNKLEKLLTNKRTLKDVAKLSPPHQTSSLEAFRAIILRFAPKNVIFPFIGMLCRLYLAAMHYNENANRPQAETEDGVPLFKISFPKARKGECIVKPQKTQPTFGYVADMMNLIFEKVFVNPTPYTDALLAIPVPEDLSEQYEKPDREEVIASFVSRFKRGAV; from the exons ATGTACCTGAGTGGTGCATCTTTCATACAAATCGAAAAG GTCTTCAATGCAATGAAACTACAGTTGTTTAGGTATGAAACATTTCGACGCCATGCCAGAGCTTTCATTGAACCAGCAGTTATTCACCACTGGAAAGTCACACAGGATGTGAATCTGCAGCGGCTAAGTCAGGAGGAAAAAGTGATAGTTGGTGGTGACATGAGAGCTGACTTTCCAG GCCACTCTGCAAAATATGGCAGCTATACAATGATGGATCTCCATACTAACACTGTTGTGGACATTCAGTTggtccag agcAATAAGGTTGGTGGTAGCTGCCACATGGAAAAAGAGGGCCTGGCAAGGAGTCTAGCATTACTGGAGTCGCGTGGCGTCAACCTTGATTGCATTGTCACTGATCGTCATCCACAAGTACAGAAGTTCCTCAGGGAGAGAAACATAACCCATTACTACGATGTCTGGCACATGGCAAAAG GAATTTCAAAGAAACTGGAATTAATCAGTAAGCAGAAAGACTGCGAGAAACTCAAAAAGTGGATAAAAAGCATCAACAACCACATATACTGGACTGCAGCTGGCTCAAACTCCGAGCCAGAGAGAATTGCTAAGTGGACCGCGATCCTGAACCATGTTCGAGATGTCCATACACATGAGGATCCTCTTTACCCTAAGTGCGAGCATGTGATCCGCAAGACAACTGACAAGAATAAATGGCTCCAAGCTG ATTCTGTAGTTTTCAACAAGTTGGAGAAGTTGCTGACAAATAAAAGAACGCTGAAGGATGTTGCAAAACTAAGCCCTCCCCACCAAACTTCATCGTTGGAGGCTTTCCGTGCCATCATCCTTCGTTTTGCCCCAAAGAATGTCATCTTTCCCTTTATTGGAATGCTGTGCAG ACTCTACCTGGCTGCTATGCATTATAATGAAAATGCGAACCGGCCACAGGCTGAAACGGAGGACGGTGTACCTCTCTTCAAAATCTCATTTCCAAAGGCTAGGAAGGGAGAGTGCATAGTTAAACCTCAAAAGACACAGCCGACCTTTG GTTATGTTGCTGACATGATGAACCTCATTTTTGAGAAAGTTTTTGTCAACCCTACACCATACACCGATGCGCTATTGGCCATCCCTGTCCCAGAAGACCTATCAGAGCAGTATGAGAAGCCGGACAGGGAGGAGGTCATTGCCAGCTTTGTGTCGAGGTTCAAACGGGGGGCAGTTTGA
- the LOC137017047 gene encoding uncharacterized protein isoform X1, with protein MACKRAKHGSCSVFGCTNEHRSLFLVPSSEPIKKQWVNFIFQKNSPTQLPKVLYVCAKHFTDDCFLNLGQYSAGLAERLKIKSGSVPTLLGSATNLRQGSTSSACIQLRLSRDVACQTDPLETHTVGTQLSLNTLWPHIRSEDFGVGTSNVDPLCLSSTPLKRPPKRPRLDLDEQLEDDTLEDRSLVEASLDSTLKSEDSSTPTHNCKKYIVYENCIMELFNVCPVCKRACDVRTQRLGTFLSVKQWCPHCTFRRHWDSQPILGSVPSGNLHLSAAMYLSGASFIQIEKVFNAMKLQLFRYETFRRHARAFIEPAVIHHWKVTQDVNLQRLSQEEKVIVGGDMRADFPGHSAKYGSYTMMDLHTNTVVDIQLVQSNKVGGSCHMEKEGLARSLALLESRGVNLDCIVTDRHPQVQKFLRERNITHYYDVWHMAKGISKKLELISKQKDCEKLKKWIKSINNHIYWTAAGSNSEPERIAKWTAILNHVRDVHTHEDPLYPKCEHVIRKTTDKNKWLQADSVVFNKLEKLLTNKRTLKDVAKLSPPHQTSSLEAFRAIILRFAPKNVIFPFIGMLCRLYLAAMHYNENANRPQAETEDGVPLFKISFPKARKGECIVKPQKTQPTFGYVADMMNLIFEKVFVNPTPYTDALLAIPVPEDLSEQYEKPDREEVIASFVSRFKRGAV; from the exons ATGGCTTGCAAACGAGCAAAGCATGGCAGTTGTTCAGTGTTTGGATGTACAAATGAACACCGGAGTCTGTTTTTAGTTCCTTCATCCGAGCCTATAAAGAAACAGtgggttaattttattttccaaaaaaattCGCCGACACAACTTCCCAAAGTTTTGTATGTCTGCGCCAAACATTTTACCGACGACTGTTTCCTCAACTTGGGCCAATACAGTGCTGGCCTTGCTGAACGCCTGAAAATAAAGTCTGGATCAGTACCAACTCTCCTTGGCTCAGCTACAAACCTCAGACAA GGCAGCACATCAAGTGCTTGCATTCAGCTGCGTCTCTCAAGGGATGTTGCCTGCCAGACAGACCCCCTGGAAACACATACTGTAGGCACACAGCTATCCTTAAATACTCTGTGGCCCCACATTAGAAGTGAAG ATTTTGGTGTTGGGACATCCAATGTAGACCCTTTGTGCCTGTCATCGACACCTTTAAAGAGACCACCCAAAAGACCTCGTCTAGACCTAGATGAACAGCTGGAGGATGATACATTGGAGGACCGCTCTTTAGTGGAAGCATCGTTAGACTCTACACTTAAGTC AGAAGATTCATCCACTCCCACCCACAACTGCAAAAAGTACATAGTGTACGAGAACTGCATCATGGAGTTGTTTAATGTATGTCCAGTCTGCAAGCGGGCATGTGATGTGCGGACCCAAAGGCTGGGGACATTCCTGTCTGTGAAGCAGTGGTGCCCCCATTGCACATTTAGAAGACACTGGGATAGCCAGCCTATCCTTGGGAGCGTGCCATCTGGAAATCTGCACCTTTCTGCCGCCATGTACCTGAGTGGTGCATCTTTCATACAAATCGAAAAG GTCTTCAATGCAATGAAACTACAGTTGTTTAGGTATGAAACATTTCGACGCCATGCCAGAGCTTTCATTGAACCAGCAGTTATTCACCACTGGAAAGTCACACAGGATGTGAATCTGCAGCGGCTAAGTCAGGAGGAAAAAGTGATAGTTGGTGGTGACATGAGAGCTGACTTTCCAG GCCACTCTGCAAAATATGGCAGCTATACAATGATGGATCTCCATACTAACACTGTTGTGGACATTCAGTTggtccag agcAATAAGGTTGGTGGTAGCTGCCACATGGAAAAAGAGGGCCTGGCAAGGAGTCTAGCATTACTGGAGTCGCGTGGCGTCAACCTTGATTGCATTGTCACTGATCGTCATCCACAAGTACAGAAGTTCCTCAGGGAGAGAAACATAACCCATTACTACGATGTCTGGCACATGGCAAAAG GAATTTCAAAGAAACTGGAATTAATCAGTAAGCAGAAAGACTGCGAGAAACTCAAAAAGTGGATAAAAAGCATCAACAACCACATATACTGGACTGCAGCTGGCTCAAACTCCGAGCCAGAGAGAATTGCTAAGTGGACCGCGATCCTGAACCATGTTCGAGATGTCCATACACATGAGGATCCTCTTTACCCTAAGTGCGAGCATGTGATCCGCAAGACAACTGACAAGAATAAATGGCTCCAAGCTG ATTCTGTAGTTTTCAACAAGTTGGAGAAGTTGCTGACAAATAAAAGAACGCTGAAGGATGTTGCAAAACTAAGCCCTCCCCACCAAACTTCATCGTTGGAGGCTTTCCGTGCCATCATCCTTCGTTTTGCCCCAAAGAATGTCATCTTTCCCTTTATTGGAATGCTGTGCAG ACTCTACCTGGCTGCTATGCATTATAATGAAAATGCGAACCGGCCACAGGCTGAAACGGAGGACGGTGTACCTCTCTTCAAAATCTCATTTCCAAAGGCTAGGAAGGGAGAGTGCATAGTTAAACCTCAAAAGACACAGCCGACCTTTG GTTATGTTGCTGACATGATGAACCTCATTTTTGAGAAAGTTTTTGTCAACCCTACACCATACACCGATGCGCTATTGGCCATCCCTGTCCCAGAAGACCTATCAGAGCAGTATGAGAAGCCGGACAGGGAGGAGGTCATTGCCAGCTTTGTGTCGAGGTTCAAACGGGGGGCAGTTTGA
- the LOC137017047 gene encoding zinc finger protein 502-like isoform X3: MSDLEPCRMKHTEDTEEQRGLMEVKEESEELSVDHVKPGEKYLMHSMTKKTFLKKNKSFTCTQCGKSFTNNRSLEIHIRVHTGEKPFTCDQCGKSFTQKTNHDQHVKIHTGEKPHTCDQCGKSFTLSASLKEHMKSHTGEKPHACDQCGKSFKKKHHLEVHIRVHTGEKPFICDLCGKSFTQSSQLQNHMRVHTGEKPFTCEQCGKSFTRSEHLKGHMRIHTGEKPFTCDQCRKTFIVASSLKKHLRVHTKEKPHSCFVCGKSFSVLHNLRTHQKIHTEVRDHVCFECGKTFSYVSVLKLHQRIHTGEKPYKCSHCDKRFIHSTDLKAHERIHTGEKPYKCSYCNKRFRQSTDLKRHERIHTGEKPYKCSHCDKRFNYSSYLKTHESFHSEEKPHTCDQCEKSFSIKSHLKRHIKIHAVEKPHDHSLKSLTTRKHLEGNDQEIQ, translated from the exons atgagtgatcTAGAACCCTGccgaatgaaacacactgaagatactgaagaacaaagag GGCTGATGGAAGTaaaggaggagagtgaagaactgagtgtTGATCATgtcaaacctggagaaaaaTATTTGATGCACTCAATGACTAAAAAGacgtttttaaagaaaaataaatctttcacctgcactcagtgtggaaagagtttcacaaacAATCGTAGTCTTGAGATTCACAtcagagttcacactggagagaagccgttcacatgtgatcagtgtggaaagagcttcacACAAAAAACTAATCATGATCAACATGTGAAaatccacaccggagagaagccacacacatgtgatcaatgtgggaagagcttcACGCTGTCAGCAAGCCTTAAAGAACACATGAAGAgccacaccggagagaagccacacgcatgtgatcagtgtggaaagagctttaaaaaaaaacatcatcttGAGGTTCACATTAgagttcatacaggagagaagccattcataTGTGATCTGTGCGGGAAGAGCTTCACACAATCATCACAGCTTCAGAACCACATGAgggttcatactggagagaagccgttcacatgtgaacaatgtgggaagagtttcacccGATCGGAACATCTTAAAggacacatgaggatccacaccggagagaagccattcacatgtgatcaatgcagaaaaacatttattgtggCGTCCTCCCTAAAGAAACACCTTAGAGTTCATAcaaaggagaagccacattcatgttttgtatgtggaaagagtttttcagtGCTTCACAATTTACGTACACATCAGAAAATTCATACTGAAGTAAGAGATCATGTGTGCTTTGAGTGTGGGAAGACTTTTTCTTATGTGAGTGTTTTAAAACtgcaccagagaattcacactggagaaaaaccttataagtgttcacactgtgacaagagattcattcattcGACAGATCTAAAAGCACATGagaggattcacactggagaaaaaccttacaagtgttcatatTGCAACAAGAGATTCAGGCAGTCAACAGATCTGAAaagacatgagaggatccacactggagaaaaaccttataagtgttcacactgtgacaagagattcaattATTCATCATatttgaaaacacatgagagttTCCACAGTGAAGAGAAGCcgcacacgtgtgatcagtgtgaaaagagtttcTCTATTAAAAGTCACCTGAAACGACACATTaagatccatgcagtggagaaaccGCATGACCACAGTCTGAAATCACT AACCACCAGAAAACATCTGGAAGGAAATGACCAAGAGATCCAGTGA